Proteins from a single region of Hypomesus transpacificus isolate Combined female chromosome 9, fHypTra1, whole genome shotgun sequence:
- the rassf5 gene encoding ras association domain-containing protein 5 isoform X3, with product MLPPGWCQAPGRQIATLLPGQGVEDGEAGEGVVRGFFSQLSFRLGEAGREVEEDEEGEGAVGSACFGQVSRRLGRLLRRLPKSRSWSDGLRMLRRTSSSGSLLASSECTYTCHLECRDQVQLECNQRDRKPEETPSPTPSPSSHHSSPPQDKVRQNETKEEDRGTKALSEEEVRARIEEYNAQISENVMKLADNGSYTGFIKVHLRLSRPVTVPTLEEGQQGAGSRLSDKRTSFYLPCDCVKQLHISSTTTVREVIQGLLKKFMVLDNPRKFALYRQTHRDGQDLFQKLPVCERPLSLRLIAGPDPDKLSFILKENETGEVEWHAFSVPELQNFLVILEKEETERVRVVEQKYSVYRQKLQQALRQHNP from the exons ATGTTGCCCCCCGGATGGTGCCAAGCCCCGGGCCGGCAGATAGCGACGCTGCTGCCAGGGCAAGGGGTGGAGGACGGGGAGGCGGGTGAGGGGGTGGTCAGAGGGTTCTTCAGCCAGCTCTCCTTCCgcctgggggaggcagggagggaggtggaggaggacgaggagggcgaGGGGGCAGTGGGCAGCGCGTGTTTCGGCCAGGTCTCCAGGCGCCTGGGCCGTCTGCTGCGGCGGCTGCCCAAGTCTCGCTCCTGGAGCGACGGCCTGCGGATGCTCCGACGGACCTCCTCCAGTGGATCTCTGCTCGCCTCCTCAG AATGCACCTACACCTGTCACTTGGAGTGCCGAGACCAGGTCCAGCTGGAATGTAACCAGAGGGACAGGAAACCTGAGGAAACTCCATCTCCAACTCCATCTCCCAGCAGCCAccactcctcacctcctcaaGACAAGGTGAGACAG AATGAGAcaaaggaggaggacagagggacgaAGGCTCTTTCTGAGGAAGAGGTACGAGCCAGGATAGAGGAGTATAATGCTCAAATCTCCGAGAATGTCATGAAGCTG GCTGACAATGGCTCATACACAGGCTTCATCAAAGTCCACCTGAGGCTGAGTCGACCAGTCACAGTACCCACTCTGGAAGAGGGTCAGCAGGGAGCAGGATCAAGGCTGAGTGACAAGCGGACATCTTTCTACTTGCCATGTGACTGCGTGAAGCAGCTGCACATCAGCTCTACCACCACAGTCAGGGAGGTCATCCAGGGCCTTCTGAAGAAGTTCATGGTGTTGGATAACCCTCGCAAGTTTGCCctgtacagacagacacaccgggaCGGACAGG ATCTGTTCCAGAAGCTTCCTGTGTGTGAGCGTCCTTTGTCTCTGAGGCTCATTGCGGGTCCAGACCCTGACAAGCTGAGCTTCATCCTCAAGGAGAACGAGACTGGCGAGGTGGAG TGGCATGCTTTCTCAGTTCCTGAGCTGCAGAACTTCCTGGTCatcctggagaaggaggagactgAGCGTGTTCGGGTGGTGGAGCAGAAATACTCTGTGTATCGACAGAAACTACAGCAGGCGCTACGGCAACACAACCCCTAA
- the rassf5 gene encoding ras association domain-containing protein 5 isoform X1, with product MASVSLVGQHPCPHRLDSEPQLFLPKLTATGIKKFILPRKSSLEKMMFRKSSGSGECGSVTNKAMTDSAASVVSLNDSFSPAQRDDKSRTGGEQTEKGCGIQSETPRRPVGDRKHGTVCDTSSSNSERSTTGTEGERTNQRCDNNSNVESDSNQNAGGRRGDSLKKTAMNVISNTPVSNEHNGAQSHMSNGKRAYQASTGHHTPLQLTQSKTGVVKLARTEPRRREAWSIFVRTETGHRFEPKTVTQDWCDACSRQITAQALKCQKCTYTCHLECRDQVQLECNQRDRKPEETPSPTPSPSSHHSSPPQDKVRQNETKEEDRGTKALSEEEVRARIEEYNAQISENVMKLADNGSYTGFIKVHLRLSRPVTVPTLEEGQQGAGSRLSDKRTSFYLPCDCVKQLHISSTTTVREVIQGLLKKFMVLDNPRKFALYRQTHRDGQDLFQKLPVCERPLSLRLIAGPDPDKLSFILKENETGEVEWHAFSVPELQNFLVILEKEETERVRVVEQKYSVYRQKLQQALRQHNP from the exons ATGGCTTCAGTTAGTTTGGTAGGACAGCACCCGTGTCCACATCGCCTCGATTCGGAACCTCAGCTATTCCTCCCCAAACTTACGGCGACCGGGATAAAGAAATTCATTTTGCCGAGAAAATCTTCTTTGGAGAAGATGATGTTCAGGAAAAGCTCGGGATCGGGGGAGTGTGGGTCGGTAACGAATAAAGCAATGACGGACTCGGCAGCATCAGTAGTGTCACTAAATGACTCGTTTTCCCCAGCACAGCGAGACGACAAatcaaggacaggaggagagcaaaCCGAGAAAGGTTGCGGGATTCAGTCCGAGACGCCACGTAGACCGGTCGGGGACAGAAAGCACGGCACAGTTTGCGacaccagcagcagcaacagcgaGAGAAGCACAACGGGGACCGAGGGGGAACGCACCAACCAAAGGTGTGACAATAACAGCAATGTCGAAAGTGACTCAAATCAAAATGCAGGTGGTCGGCGGGGGGATTCACTGAAGAAGACTGCCATGAATGTAATATCAAACACACCGGTTTCTAATGAACATAACGGAGCACAGTCACACATGTCCAACGGGAAACGTGCGTACCAGGCCAGCACTGGACATCATACTCCGTTGCAGCTAACACAGAGCAAGACCGGAGTCGTGAAGCTTGCGCGCACTGAGCCCCGTCGGAGAGAGGCCTGGTCCATCTTCGTAAGGACAGAAACGGGCCACCGATTTGAACCCAAGACCGTTACGCAGGACTGGTGCGATGCATGCAGCCGTCAAATCACTGCGCAGGCGCTGAAGTGTCAAA AATGCACCTACACCTGTCACTTGGAGTGCCGAGACCAGGTCCAGCTGGAATGTAACCAGAGGGACAGGAAACCTGAGGAAACTCCATCTCCAACTCCATCTCCCAGCAGCCAccactcctcacctcctcaaGACAAGGTGAGACAG AATGAGAcaaaggaggaggacagagggacgaAGGCTCTTTCTGAGGAAGAGGTACGAGCCAGGATAGAGGAGTATAATGCTCAAATCTCCGAGAATGTCATGAAGCTG GCTGACAATGGCTCATACACAGGCTTCATCAAAGTCCACCTGAGGCTGAGTCGACCAGTCACAGTACCCACTCTGGAAGAGGGTCAGCAGGGAGCAGGATCAAGGCTGAGTGACAAGCGGACATCTTTCTACTTGCCATGTGACTGCGTGAAGCAGCTGCACATCAGCTCTACCACCACAGTCAGGGAGGTCATCCAGGGCCTTCTGAAGAAGTTCATGGTGTTGGATAACCCTCGCAAGTTTGCCctgtacagacagacacaccgggaCGGACAGG ATCTGTTCCAGAAGCTTCCTGTGTGTGAGCGTCCTTTGTCTCTGAGGCTCATTGCGGGTCCAGACCCTGACAAGCTGAGCTTCATCCTCAAGGAGAACGAGACTGGCGAGGTGGAG TGGCATGCTTTCTCAGTTCCTGAGCTGCAGAACTTCCTGGTCatcctggagaaggaggagactgAGCGTGTTCGGGTGGTGGAGCAGAAATACTCTGTGTATCGACAGAAACTACAGCAGGCGCTACGGCAACACAACCCCTAA
- the rassf5 gene encoding ras association domain-containing protein 5 isoform X2 codes for MASVSLVGQHPCPHRLDSEPQLFLPKLTATGIKKFILPRKSSLEKMMFRKSSGSGECGSVTNKAMTDSAASVVSLNDSFSPAQRDDKSRTGGEQTEKGCGIQSETPRRPVGDRKHGTVCDTSSSNSERSTTGTEGERTNQRCDNNSNVESDSNQNAGGRRGDSLKKTAMNVISNTPVSNEHNGAQSHMSNGKRAYQASTGHHTPLQLTQSKTGVVKLARTEPRRREAWSIFVRTETGHRFEPKTVTQDWCDACSRQITAQALKCQKCTYTCHLECRDQVQLECNQRDRKPEETPSPTPSPSSHHSSPPQDKNETKEEDRGTKALSEEEVRARIEEYNAQISENVMKLADNGSYTGFIKVHLRLSRPVTVPTLEEGQQGAGSRLSDKRTSFYLPCDCVKQLHISSTTTVREVIQGLLKKFMVLDNPRKFALYRQTHRDGQDLFQKLPVCERPLSLRLIAGPDPDKLSFILKENETGEVEWHAFSVPELQNFLVILEKEETERVRVVEQKYSVYRQKLQQALRQHNP; via the exons ATGGCTTCAGTTAGTTTGGTAGGACAGCACCCGTGTCCACATCGCCTCGATTCGGAACCTCAGCTATTCCTCCCCAAACTTACGGCGACCGGGATAAAGAAATTCATTTTGCCGAGAAAATCTTCTTTGGAGAAGATGATGTTCAGGAAAAGCTCGGGATCGGGGGAGTGTGGGTCGGTAACGAATAAAGCAATGACGGACTCGGCAGCATCAGTAGTGTCACTAAATGACTCGTTTTCCCCAGCACAGCGAGACGACAAatcaaggacaggaggagagcaaaCCGAGAAAGGTTGCGGGATTCAGTCCGAGACGCCACGTAGACCGGTCGGGGACAGAAAGCACGGCACAGTTTGCGacaccagcagcagcaacagcgaGAGAAGCACAACGGGGACCGAGGGGGAACGCACCAACCAAAGGTGTGACAATAACAGCAATGTCGAAAGTGACTCAAATCAAAATGCAGGTGGTCGGCGGGGGGATTCACTGAAGAAGACTGCCATGAATGTAATATCAAACACACCGGTTTCTAATGAACATAACGGAGCACAGTCACACATGTCCAACGGGAAACGTGCGTACCAGGCCAGCACTGGACATCATACTCCGTTGCAGCTAACACAGAGCAAGACCGGAGTCGTGAAGCTTGCGCGCACTGAGCCCCGTCGGAGAGAGGCCTGGTCCATCTTCGTAAGGACAGAAACGGGCCACCGATTTGAACCCAAGACCGTTACGCAGGACTGGTGCGATGCATGCAGCCGTCAAATCACTGCGCAGGCGCTGAAGTGTCAAA AATGCACCTACACCTGTCACTTGGAGTGCCGAGACCAGGTCCAGCTGGAATGTAACCAGAGGGACAGGAAACCTGAGGAAACTCCATCTCCAACTCCATCTCCCAGCAGCCAccactcctcacctcctcaaGACAAG AATGAGAcaaaggaggaggacagagggacgaAGGCTCTTTCTGAGGAAGAGGTACGAGCCAGGATAGAGGAGTATAATGCTCAAATCTCCGAGAATGTCATGAAGCTG GCTGACAATGGCTCATACACAGGCTTCATCAAAGTCCACCTGAGGCTGAGTCGACCAGTCACAGTACCCACTCTGGAAGAGGGTCAGCAGGGAGCAGGATCAAGGCTGAGTGACAAGCGGACATCTTTCTACTTGCCATGTGACTGCGTGAAGCAGCTGCACATCAGCTCTACCACCACAGTCAGGGAGGTCATCCAGGGCCTTCTGAAGAAGTTCATGGTGTTGGATAACCCTCGCAAGTTTGCCctgtacagacagacacaccgggaCGGACAGG ATCTGTTCCAGAAGCTTCCTGTGTGTGAGCGTCCTTTGTCTCTGAGGCTCATTGCGGGTCCAGACCCTGACAAGCTGAGCTTCATCCTCAAGGAGAACGAGACTGGCGAGGTGGAG TGGCATGCTTTCTCAGTTCCTGAGCTGCAGAACTTCCTGGTCatcctggagaaggaggagactgAGCGTGTTCGGGTGGTGGAGCAGAAATACTCTGTGTATCGACAGAAACTACAGCAGGCGCTACGGCAACACAACCCCTAA
- the rassf5 gene encoding ras association domain-containing protein 5 isoform X4 — MTVSNVATPAMTSSNSMSSGYCSQDEEGDDFTFFTAKNTFFQQAKQALKNETKEEDRGTKALSEEEVRARIEEYNAQISENVMKLADNGSYTGFIKVHLRLSRPVTVPTLEEGQQGAGSRLSDKRTSFYLPCDCVKQLHISSTTTVREVIQGLLKKFMVLDNPRKFALYRQTHRDGQDLFQKLPVCERPLSLRLIAGPDPDKLSFILKENETGEVEWHAFSVPELQNFLVILEKEETERVRVVEQKYSVYRQKLQQALRQHNP, encoded by the exons ATGACGGTCAGCAACGTGGCCACGCCAGCCATgaccagcagcaacagcatGAGCAGCGGGTACTGCAGCCAGGACGAGGAAGGAGACGACTTCACCTTCTTCACAGCCAAGAACACCTTCTTTCAGCAGGCCAAGCAGGCGCTGAAG AATGAGAcaaaggaggaggacagagggacgaAGGCTCTTTCTGAGGAAGAGGTACGAGCCAGGATAGAGGAGTATAATGCTCAAATCTCCGAGAATGTCATGAAGCTG GCTGACAATGGCTCATACACAGGCTTCATCAAAGTCCACCTGAGGCTGAGTCGACCAGTCACAGTACCCACTCTGGAAGAGGGTCAGCAGGGAGCAGGATCAAGGCTGAGTGACAAGCGGACATCTTTCTACTTGCCATGTGACTGCGTGAAGCAGCTGCACATCAGCTCTACCACCACAGTCAGGGAGGTCATCCAGGGCCTTCTGAAGAAGTTCATGGTGTTGGATAACCCTCGCAAGTTTGCCctgtacagacagacacaccgggaCGGACAGG ATCTGTTCCAGAAGCTTCCTGTGTGTGAGCGTCCTTTGTCTCTGAGGCTCATTGCGGGTCCAGACCCTGACAAGCTGAGCTTCATCCTCAAGGAGAACGAGACTGGCGAGGTGGAG TGGCATGCTTTCTCAGTTCCTGAGCTGCAGAACTTCCTGGTCatcctggagaaggaggagactgAGCGTGTTCGGGTGGTGGAGCAGAAATACTCTGTGTATCGACAGAAACTACAGCAGGCGCTACGGCAACACAACCCCTAA